From one Ignavibacteria bacterium genomic stretch:
- a CDS encoding NAD-dependent isocitrate dehydrogenase, with translation MRTVTLIKGDGIGPEITDAVVRIFSAAGVPIVWEEAQAGLTAIHQYGSGVPAETIESIKRNGVALKGPTTTPVAGGHKSVNVTIRKSLELFANVRRARTMPAIQTKFDGVDILVYRENLEDTYSGIEHFQSANVAQGLKLITRQGSTALIRYAFQEARKLGRRKVTCVHKANIHKLTDGLFLEVFRQVAAEYTDLEADDIIVDNCCMQLVTRPEQFDVLVLPNLYGDIVSDICAGLVGGLGVAPGGNIGKDCAVFEAVHGSAPDIAGLGIANPTALLLSSIQMLQYMGLMAHADAIAEALANTLASGIKTRDLHGTASTTEFANAVAQKLRPDVASVVTDSPDVPPRIAPRAPDHRMEVWRLVGADVFVEWQKELPPVPDQVGPLMLTMISNRGTKVWPGSMPDVMLVDVHHCRYTGDDISATHITGLLAFLDAAGIPWRHVEQLHVADSEPRYSKAQGE, from the coding sequence ATGCGTACAGTAACATTGATTAAAGGGGATGGCATTGGACCCGAAATTACCGATGCCGTAGTGAGAATTTTCTCAGCAGCAGGTGTGCCAATTGTATGGGAGGAAGCACAGGCTGGCCTGACAGCTATTCATCAGTACGGTAGCGGTGTGCCTGCAGAGACTATCGAAAGCATTAAACGAAACGGTGTGGCACTGAAGGGTCCGACCACCACACCGGTTGCGGGCGGACATAAAAGCGTCAACGTTACGATCCGAAAATCACTTGAGTTGTTCGCCAACGTGCGGCGTGCCCGCACGATGCCTGCTATCCAGACAAAGTTTGATGGAGTGGATATCCTGGTGTACCGCGAAAATCTTGAGGATACGTATTCAGGCATTGAACACTTCCAGTCTGCCAATGTTGCACAGGGTCTTAAACTTATAACCCGGCAGGGTTCCACGGCACTAATCAGGTATGCTTTTCAAGAGGCCAGGAAACTGGGACGCCGGAAGGTAACCTGCGTCCATAAAGCCAATATCCACAAACTTACCGATGGCTTGTTTCTGGAGGTATTCCGGCAAGTGGCCGCTGAATATACAGATCTCGAAGCCGATGATATCATTGTTGATAATTGCTGTATGCAGCTCGTTACACGTCCGGAACAGTTTGATGTTCTGGTTTTACCAAACCTGTACGGTGATATCGTGAGTGATATCTGTGCAGGTCTGGTAGGGGGCTTGGGCGTGGCACCGGGAGGAAATATCGGTAAGGACTGTGCCGTATTCGAAGCTGTTCATGGATCAGCCCCCGACATTGCGGGACTGGGTATCGCAAATCCGACGGCACTTCTGCTGAGCAGTATTCAAATGCTGCAGTATATGGGGCTAATGGCTCATGCCGATGCCATTGCCGAAGCGTTAGCCAATACTCTGGCTTCCGGTATCAAAACTCGCGACCTGCATGGTACGGCTTCCACTACGGAGTTTGCCAACGCTGTGGCGCAAAAACTCCGCCCGGATGTTGCCAGCGTTGTTACAGATTCTCCTGATGTGCCACCGCGAATAGCCCCGCGGGCCCCTGACCATCGAATGGAAGTATGGAGGTTAGTAGGGGCTGATGTGTTTGTTGAATGGCAAAAGGAGCTTCCCCCCGTTCCTGACCAGGTTGGTCCACTGATGCTAACAATGATTAGTAATCGCGGAACAAAAGTGTGGCCGGGCAGTATGCCAGATGTTATGCTTGTTGACGTTCACCACTGCAGATACACCGGAGATGACATCTCGGCAACACACATCACAGGGCTACTGGCATTCCTTGATGCTGCAGGAATTCCGTGGCGTCATGTAGAACAGCTACATGTTGCGGATTCGGAACCCCGGTACTCGAAAGCACAGGGGGAATAA
- a CDS encoding acyl-CoA dehydrogenase, translated as MFDLTFSETHQMIRDTARDFAQNDVFPTAVERDKSGEFPAEIVKKMGELGFMGMMVSPEWGGSGLDALSYVIAMEEISAVDASVGVVMSVNNSLVCWGLEEYGSADQKANVLTPLARGAVHGAFCLSEPEAGSDATQQHTTATRGDGGWILNGTKNWITNGTTASWHLVMAQTDRDLRHKGITCFIIPSTAEGYEPGLKEDKLGIRSSDTSSIGLTNVFVPDSMILGDVGQGFRIAMESLNGGRIGIAAQALGIAKGAFEAALAYSKQRKAFGKPISDLQAIQMKLADMATRLEAARMLVYKAAWLKDQHGNYIKEAAQAKLLASQTAVHVALEAIQIHGGYGYVREYLVERYLRDAKITEIYEGTSEIQHIVIARELLKA; from the coding sequence ATGTTTGATCTGACTTTTTCCGAAACCCATCAAATGATTCGCGATACGGCTCGTGATTTTGCCCAGAACGACGTTTTCCCTACTGCTGTGGAACGTGATAAAAGCGGTGAGTTCCCAGCCGAGATTGTTAAAAAAATGGGTGAGCTTGGTTTCATGGGTATGATGGTAAGTCCGGAATGGGGCGGCTCGGGACTGGATGCCCTAAGCTACGTTATCGCAATGGAAGAAATCAGTGCCGTCGACGCATCAGTTGGCGTTGTGATGAGCGTGAACAATTCACTGGTGTGCTGGGGTCTGGAGGAATACGGGTCTGCCGACCAGAAGGCAAACGTGTTAACTCCGCTTGCTCGGGGTGCGGTACACGGTGCATTCTGCTTGTCGGAACCCGAAGCGGGCAGCGATGCCACACAACAGCACACTACGGCAACACGGGGTGACGGCGGCTGGATTCTGAACGGTACAAAGAACTGGATTACCAACGGTACCACCGCTTCCTGGCATCTGGTAATGGCGCAAACCGACCGCGACCTTCGTCACAAAGGCATTACCTGTTTCATCATTCCTTCCACTGCCGAAGGATACGAGCCAGGGCTGAAAGAAGATAAACTTGGCATTCGTTCCAGCGATACGTCGTCAATTGGTTTAACAAACGTGTTTGTACCTGACTCAATGATCCTTGGTGATGTTGGCCAGGGCTTCCGTATTGCAATGGAGTCACTCAATGGCGGCCGGATTGGTATTGCGGCTCAGGCACTGGGAATTGCCAAGGGGGCGTTCGAGGCTGCACTGGCATACTCAAAGCAGCGGAAGGCATTTGGTAAGCCCATCAGTGACCTACAGGCAATTCAGATGAAACTGGCTGACATGGCCACACGGTTAGAGGCAGCCCGTATGCTTGTGTACAAGGCCGCATGGCTCAAAGATCAGCATGGCAACTATATCAAGGAAGCTGCACAAGCAAAACTTCTGGCGTCACAAACTGCTGTTCATGTTGCACTGGAAGCTATTCAGATTCACGGTGGTTACGGCTATGTACGCGAGTATCTGGTGGAACGATATCTGCGCGATGCCAAAATCACTGAGATCTACGAAGGTACCAGCGAGATCCAGCATATTGTGATTGCACGGGAATTACTCAAGGCATAA
- a CDS encoding anhydro-N-acetylmuramic acid kinase: MIIAGIMTGTSVDAIDVAICDITAQGDRHTVSLIHYVQAPYPPDLSELIHKALKQEASMEELSDLPFALAQAYAEVVKGALAHAGRPAQAVGVHGQTLWHHPPHSTWQAVSAPALAALLDLPVVSDFRSADVAAGGQGAPLVPVFDFALLAGPVSRVAVNIGGMANITLLPADATREMVTAFDCGPGNILIDAVCERCFGKHFDTNGAIAAAGVVLDRVVRELQQHPFFAEHPPKSTGREVFGTALADALVRKYAHPSIPSEDLVRSVTNVTAWCIADHIIRFQPDTREVIVSGGGVHNATLMSTLCGLLPECSVESSASYGIDPDAKEAMAFAYLAWLSINGLPGNLPTVTGARSSVVLGSLSPPQSFRIP, translated from the coding sequence GTGATTATTGCCGGCATCATGACCGGCACATCGGTGGATGCCATCGATGTAGCCATTTGCGACATTACTGCTCAGGGAGATCGTCACACGGTCTCCCTGATTCACTATGTACAAGCCCCCTACCCCCCAGACCTCAGCGAGCTGATTCACAAAGCACTGAAGCAGGAAGCGTCAATGGAAGAGCTGTCCGATCTGCCGTTTGCTCTTGCCCAGGCCTACGCAGAGGTGGTGAAAGGGGCTTTGGCCCACGCGGGGCGTCCGGCTCAGGCTGTGGGTGTGCACGGGCAGACCCTGTGGCATCACCCGCCGCACAGTACGTGGCAGGCTGTGTCGGCCCCGGCTCTTGCTGCCCTGCTTGATCTTCCCGTTGTGTCGGACTTTCGTTCTGCCGACGTAGCAGCAGGCGGCCAGGGAGCTCCGCTTGTACCGGTTTTTGATTTTGCGTTGCTTGCCGGACCGGTCAGCCGGGTTGCAGTTAACATTGGCGGTATGGCCAATATTACACTACTGCCGGCAGATGCCACCCGCGAGATGGTCACAGCGTTTGACTGCGGACCCGGCAACATTTTAATTGATGCTGTTTGTGAACGGTGTTTTGGTAAGCATTTCGATACTAACGGGGCAATTGCGGCAGCCGGCGTTGTTCTGGACAGAGTTGTCCGTGAACTTCAGCAGCATCCGTTTTTTGCAGAACACCCGCCAAAATCTACCGGTCGCGAAGTATTTGGCACAGCCCTGGCCGATGCACTGGTACGGAAGTACGCACACCCCTCTATACCGTCAGAAGATCTGGTACGATCCGTTACCAACGTCACTGCCTGGTGCATTGCCGATCATATCATTCGGTTTCAGCCCGATACCAGGGAGGTGATCGTAAGCGGTGGTGGCGTACATAACGCCACACTGATGTCCACTCTATGCGGGCTGCTTCCCGAATGCTCAGTGGAGTCCAGTGCCTCCTACGGGATCGATCCCGATGCTAAGGAGGCCATGGCGTTTGCCTACCTGGCGTGGCTGAGTATCAACGGACTACCCGGGAATCTTCCAACCGTTACTGGTGCACGCTCATCCGTCGTTCTTGGTTCATTAAGTCCTCCTCAAAGCTTTAGGATACCGTAA
- the nuoB gene encoding NADH-quinone oxidoreductase subunit NuoB, whose protein sequence is MGLGENIARDGFITTKLEAVVTWAQRNSLWPMPMGISCCAIEMMAFGGPRSDSSRFGSERFSFSPRQADLMIVAGTVTYKMSWVVKKIWDQMPDPKWCIAMGVCASAGGMFRSYPVVQGIDQFLPVDAYVAGCPPRPENLMKALLYIQEKVANSKPVLANFGKDTGAVKRSDIIRV, encoded by the coding sequence ATGGGATTAGGAGAAAACATTGCCCGTGACGGCTTTATCACTACAAAACTTGAGGCAGTTGTCACATGGGCACAACGGAACTCACTCTGGCCAATGCCGATGGGCATCAGCTGCTGCGCCATCGAGATGATGGCGTTTGGCGGACCCCGGTCCGACTCTTCGCGATTTGGCTCGGAGCGATTCAGCTTTTCGCCTCGTCAGGCAGACCTGATGATAGTTGCCGGAACGGTAACCTACAAGATGAGCTGGGTTGTTAAAAAAATATGGGATCAAATGCCCGACCCCAAGTGGTGTATCGCTATGGGCGTGTGCGCCAGCGCTGGTGGCATGTTCAGGTCGTACCCCGTTGTTCAGGGGATTGATCAGTTCCTCCCGGTCGATGCATACGTCGCTGGGTGTCCGCCCCGCCCTGAAAACCTCATGAAGGCTCTTCTCTACATCCAGGAAAAGGTTGCCAACTCAAAGCCGGTCCTTGCAAACTTCGGCAAGGACACCGGAGCTGTTAAACGAAGCGACATTATCAGGGTTTAA
- a CDS encoding NADH-quinone oxidoreductase subunit A: protein MLENYLPLIVMIAVGLIFGLSNIFLAQWLGPRRTTRSKLTTYESGMEPIKTARERFTIKFYLVAMMFILFDIEIIFMYPWAVQFRELGMNGFIAMILFMVLLFSGYIYVWKKGTLEWD, encoded by the coding sequence ATGTTAGAGAACTACCTGCCCTTGATTGTAATGATTGCTGTTGGACTGATTTTTGGTCTCAGCAATATTTTTCTTGCCCAGTGGCTTGGGCCACGGCGCACCACGCGCTCCAAGCTAACAACCTATGAGTCGGGCATGGAGCCAATTAAAACTGCACGCGAACGCTTTACCATAAAGTTCTACCTTGTGGCAATGATGTTCATCCTTTTCGACATTGAAATTATTTTCATGTATCCCTGGGCGGTTCAGTTCAGGGAGTTGGGAATGAACGGCTTTATTGCAATGATCCTGTTTATGGTTTTACTGTTTAGCGGCTATATCTACGTTTGGAAGAAAGGAACTCTGGAATGGGATTAG
- a CDS encoding MBL fold metallo-hydrolase: MVETQCFECGPVATNTYVVCNTTLGEAFCVDVPLESMDEILKAVTHHNCTLTAILLTHTHWDHTGDCADLKRRTGARVYVHPADSYRIEAPNAHTVWPLPFDLQPVRPDVLVDDGSTITVAGIQLGVLFTPGHTEGGVCYTDAARRRVFVGDTLFNSSIGRTDLPGGNTEQLLQSIRSKLLSLPPDYIILPGHGPSSTIDIETQTNPFLAE, encoded by the coding sequence ATGGTAGAAACGCAATGTTTTGAATGCGGTCCGGTAGCCACCAATACGTATGTGGTGTGCAATACTACGCTTGGGGAAGCTTTTTGTGTTGATGTTCCGCTGGAAAGCATGGACGAAATCCTGAAGGCAGTAACACACCATAACTGTACCCTTACCGCAATTCTGCTTACCCATACCCATTGGGACCATACGGGCGACTGTGCAGACCTTAAGCGCAGAACAGGTGCCCGGGTGTACGTGCATCCTGCGGATTCGTATCGGATTGAAGCCCCTAATGCCCATACCGTGTGGCCACTCCCGTTCGATCTGCAGCCGGTTCGTCCGGATGTCCTGGTCGATGATGGTAGTACGATAACCGTTGCTGGCATCCAGCTGGGCGTGTTGTTTACGCCCGGCCATACCGAAGGCGGCGTGTGCTATACCGACGCAGCGCGCAGACGTGTTTTTGTTGGCGATACGCTGTTTAACTCAAGTATCGGACGCACTGATCTGCCCGGCGGAAATACCGAGCAGTTGCTGCAATCAATCCGTAGTAAGTTGCTGTCGCTGCCACCTGACTATATCATTCTTCCCGGACACGGACCCTCTTCTACCATCGACATCGAAACACAGACCAATCCATTCCTCGCAGAGTGA
- a CDS encoding glycosyltransferase: METFLLVAYILALTVLFAFGLHGLVMIYFWHKTQKLAKKAADVFPSDALPVVTVQLPFYNELYVVERLVRSVCEMEYPKEKLEIQLLDDSTDETVELSKSLAKEYRALGFDIKHIHRTDRSGYKAGALKEGLAVARGEFIAIFDADFVPRKEFLMKTIPHFADTKVGMVQTRWEHLNEDYSFLTRAQALALDGHFVVEQQIRHRAGFFINFNGTAGVWRKRTIEDAGNWDSDTLAEDLDLSYRAQLRGWRFIFLNDVTSPAELPADINSLKTQQFRWTKGAVETAKKLLPQVWRSSLPLSTKLESTVHLTSNIVFPFIIIVAFLNVPLVIIKNQTQGFDVYFSLMSVFVLASISTFLFYMYAQRGIHADWQRRLLLFPVFMAGSMGLAVNNTKAVLEALVGKKSEFKRTPKYKIEKAGDDWRKKRYSQKRIGWMVLVELALAAYFVFGIATSISYSEIAAIPFQLMFLVGFGTVGALSLHHAITR, from the coding sequence ATGGAGACTTTTTTACTTGTTGCGTATATCTTGGCCCTTACTGTTTTGTTTGCATTTGGGCTGCACGGATTGGTGATGATTTATTTCTGGCATAAGACTCAAAAACTGGCAAAAAAAGCCGCCGATGTCTTCCCCAGTGATGCCCTCCCCGTTGTAACCGTGCAGTTACCATTCTACAACGAGCTGTATGTTGTTGAACGTCTGGTGCGGTCGGTCTGCGAAATGGAATATCCCAAGGAAAAGCTCGAGATTCAGCTTCTTGACGACAGTACCGACGAAACGGTTGAACTGTCGAAGTCACTTGCCAAAGAATACCGGGCTTTGGGCTTTGATATCAAACATATTCACAGGACAGACAGATCGGGCTATAAGGCAGGAGCCCTGAAGGAAGGTCTGGCTGTTGCCCGAGGTGAGTTCATTGCAATTTTCGATGCTGACTTCGTTCCCAGAAAAGAGTTTTTAATGAAAACGATTCCACATTTTGCCGATACAAAGGTTGGAATGGTTCAAACCCGATGGGAACACCTCAACGAAGACTACTCGTTTTTAACCCGCGCACAGGCTCTGGCTCTGGATGGTCACTTTGTTGTAGAACAGCAGATCCGGCATCGTGCAGGTTTCTTTATTAACTTCAACGGTACAGCAGGCGTTTGGCGTAAGCGTACAATCGAAGATGCAGGAAACTGGGACAGCGACACGCTGGCGGAAGACCTTGATTTGTCATACAGAGCTCAACTGCGCGGATGGCGATTTATCTTCCTGAACGACGTTACGTCACCGGCAGAGCTCCCGGCGGACATCAACTCCTTGAAAACACAGCAGTTCAGGTGGACGAAGGGTGCTGTGGAAACGGCCAAGAAGCTGTTGCCGCAGGTTTGGCGCAGCAGCCTCCCATTGTCAACAAAATTAGAAAGCACGGTACACCTTACCAGCAACATTGTTTTTCCGTTTATCATCATTGTTGCATTCCTGAACGTTCCGCTGGTGATCATCAAGAACCAGACGCAGGGTTTTGATGTGTACTTTAGTCTGATGAGCGTTTTTGTTTTGGCAAGTATCAGCACGTTCTTGTTCTACATGTACGCACAGCGCGGTATTCACGCTGACTGGCAGCGTAGGCTGCTGCTCTTCCCTGTATTTATGGCAGGTTCCATGGGGTTGGCTGTGAACAACACCAAGGCTGTTCTTGAGGCACTGGTTGGAAAGAAATCCGAGTTTAAACGTACGCCAAAATATAAGATCGAAAAAGCCGGTGATGACTGGCGTAAAAAGCGCTATTCACAAAAACGGATTGGCTGGATGGTTCTGGTTGAACTTGCCCTGGCCGCCTACTTTGTTTTTGGTATTGCAACATCGATATCGTATTCCGAAATTGCGGCTATACCGTTCCAGCTTATGTTTTTGGTCGGCTTCGGAACGGTTGGAGCACTCTCACTTCATCACGCGATTACCAGATAG
- a CDS encoding fumarylacetoacetate hydrolase family protein → MKFVSYKEGKATRLALLVHDIVIDLEHAYHAAKDSVRFTLNSAESDMVRFLRMGEAAMADARLIEQWFTSNRDTVQIGKKLSEVTLVSPIPRPSSMRDGYAFKQHVEAARRNRGVEMIPEFYEIPIFYFTNHQAVFGPGAIPVRELHLGKLDFELECAIVIGKEGRDISAQDADDYVAGYMVMNDWSARELQMQEMKLNLGPAKGKDFATSLGPWMVTRDELASRRIETPNGETYDLEMTAFVNGTKVSEGNVKDMTWTFAQIIERASYGVTLYPGDVIGSGTCGTGCFLELNGSKVYDPAWWLANGDVVECSISMLGTLTNTVELTRP, encoded by the coding sequence ATGAAGTTTGTATCGTATAAAGAGGGCAAGGCAACCCGCCTTGCCTTGTTAGTTCATGATATTGTGATAGACCTTGAGCATGCCTACCATGCAGCTAAAGATTCGGTCCGGTTCACGCTCAACAGTGCAGAGTCCGACATGGTTCGGTTTCTGCGGATGGGCGAGGCTGCCATGGCGGATGCCCGGCTTATTGAACAGTGGTTTACCAGTAACCGAGATACGGTTCAGATAGGCAAGAAACTTTCCGAGGTGACCCTGGTTTCGCCGATACCCCGGCCGTCGTCAATGCGCGATGGCTACGCATTTAAGCAGCACGTAGAGGCAGCACGCCGGAACCGCGGTGTAGAGATGATACCCGAATTCTACGAGATCCCGATTTTTTACTTTACCAACCATCAGGCTGTATTTGGTCCGGGAGCAATACCGGTACGTGAACTCCACCTGGGGAAGCTTGACTTTGAGCTGGAGTGCGCCATTGTCATTGGTAAGGAGGGCAGGGATATTTCGGCACAAGATGCTGATGACTACGTTGCCGGCTACATGGTGATGAATGACTGGAGCGCGCGTGAACTGCAGATGCAGGAAATGAAACTGAATCTGGGTCCGGCAAAGGGGAAAGACTTTGCAACCTCACTTGGACCGTGGATGGTTACTCGTGATGAGCTTGCTTCAAGGCGAATTGAGACGCCAAACGGCGAAACGTACGACCTGGAAATGACGGCCTTTGTAAACGGGACCAAGGTTTCTGAAGGAAACGTAAAGGATATGACGTGGACGTTTGCTCAGATTATCGAGCGTGCCAGCTACGGTGTAACGCTATATCCGGGTGACGTTATTGGTAGCGGCACATGCGGGACAGGGTGCTTTCTTGAGCTTAATGGTAGCAAGGTGTACGACCCTGCATGGTGGCTTGCAAACGGTGATGTTGTGGAATGTTCAATCAGCATGCTGGGCACGCTTACCAACACTGTTGAGCTAACCCGTCCCTGA